In the Deinococcus aerius genome, ACGCCCAGGAAGGGCACCCCGGCGGCGGCGGCGAGGATCACCGCGTGCAGCCGCACCCCGACCACGAAACCCGCCCCCGCGATGGCGTCCAGGGCGACCTGCGGGTCCCGGGTGCTCAGCACGTCGTCCGCCCCCAGACTGTGCGCCGCCTCGTCGTCATGGTCGGGCATGAAGCTCAGGGCGGTGACGCGGCGGCCCCGCTCACGCAGCCGCTCGGTGACCGTCCTCAGGCCCTCGGTCGCGTCCGTCACGTCCCCGCGCGGCGCCACGATCACCCGGTCCGGGTCGCGCGTGAGATTCGGAGTGGGGGAGAGGAGCAGCGCCGGATCACCGCCGAGTTCCCCCTCGATCCCCAGTCCCCGCAGGGTGTCGAGGCTGCCCCGGTCACGCACGATCACCCGCACGCCCTTCAGGGCCGCCGCTACCCGCCGCCCCCCCTCCTCGCTGAGGGGACCGACACTCTGGTTGAACACGACCACGCGCTTACCCAGCAGCCGCGCCGCCCGGATCACGCCCAGGTAGTAGGTGAGGGTGCGCGCACTCGTCCGGTCCTGGAGCAGGCCGCCCCCGCCCGACAGCACGACCTGCGAGCGGGCGAGCGCCCCGAGGAGCGCCCCGGGCCGCATCCGCGCAGCGCTCTCGCAGCCGTAGGCGCGGGCGGTCTCCTCGGGCGTATTGGAGAGGAGCAGCGGCGTGGCGCCCTGTTTCTTCAATTCGCGCGTGATCGCCAGCGCGATGGCCTCGTCCCCCGTGTTGCCGAAGCCGTAGTAGCCGCTGACAGCGACCCTCACACGGCCTCCGCAACGGTTCGCATCCGTTTACCAGACGGAGCTTGTCTCACGCCTGCACCTCGCGCTCGCGGACGGGGCGGCGGGTGCCGTAGGTCGTCCACAGGCGCAGGGCGTAGTTCAGCACCGGAATGGCGATCAGGCCGATCAACAAGCCCACCCCCAGCCCGATGAAGCAGCGGGCCGCGCTGATCAGCAGCGGGGTGTGGAAGTGC is a window encoding:
- the csaB gene encoding polysaccharide pyruvyl transferase CsaB, which translates into the protein MRVAVSGYYGFGNTGDEAIALAITRELKKQGATPLLLSNTPEETARAYGCESAARMRPGALLGALARSQVVLSGGGGLLQDRTSARTLTYYLGVIRAARLLGKRVVVFNQSVGPLSEEGGRRVAAALKGVRVIVRDRGSLDTLRGLGIEGELGGDPALLLSPTPNLTRDPDRVIVAPRGDVTDATEGLRTVTERLRERGRRVTALSFMPDHDDEAAHSLGADDVLSTRDPQVALDAIAGAGFVVGVRLHAVILAAAAGVPFLGVAYDPKVAGFCADAGAPAQPTTLDPETVCLQACSRSAPDWTAVTEMKARAERSFTRALER